In Rhizobium lusitanum, a genomic segment contains:
- a CDS encoding lipopolysaccharide biosynthesis protein — protein sequence MTSTVSVRSITNNVGWSVLSKTSTFGLKFITVPILARILTPEEFGVVAVALTVVQFLAMIGGAGLTSSLVIQEKEDMLTIHSVFWVNLAVSTLMAVVLYVFADFFATLLGAKEAAYLLRIMAFMIPIQLAADVAYSILARRMNFSKDAVWSMISESSGALVAVGLAWFGFGVWSLVAQLFVSGTVRLVGLYAVSGYFPRFAFSFSRIKGLTKFSFGMMGSEIANFVTFQSPMVIIARYLGLADAGAYSAGNRFASIPNQVVLSAVMGVLFPAFSHMMHDRKRRSDALMLSTQVTTVLLAPMMFGLWAIAEPAMLVLFGQKWAYAWPVLGLLALSKAILTPCSTFIPYLKGVGRGNVLFWSAIIRAVVTTAAVAYGAMTGDLINAMVWLCIVSVITLIFYSWAVFRADGMPFFQGFYISNRPMITALIMALIVRFMLDHLKVAMPSAVLQIVVGSVVGGAIYLAFVLLTERALVRKILELVRSRRKPNAEAQPVAE from the coding sequence ATGACCTCAACAGTTAGTGTCCGTTCGATAACGAACAATGTCGGATGGAGCGTTTTATCGAAGACAAGTACATTTGGATTGAAATTTATTACCGTGCCCATCCTGGCGCGCATCCTTACTCCCGAGGAATTCGGCGTCGTCGCCGTGGCGCTGACGGTTGTGCAATTCCTCGCCATGATCGGCGGCGCCGGGCTCACCTCCTCTCTCGTCATCCAGGAGAAGGAGGATATGCTGACTATTCACTCCGTCTTCTGGGTGAATCTCGCGGTGTCGACGTTGATGGCCGTGGTTCTTTATGTCTTCGCCGACTTCTTCGCAACATTGTTGGGCGCCAAAGAGGCAGCCTACCTGTTGCGCATTATGGCATTCATGATTCCCATCCAGCTCGCCGCCGATGTCGCCTATTCGATCCTGGCGCGGCGGATGAATTTCAGCAAGGATGCGGTCTGGAGCATGATTTCGGAGTCCTCCGGCGCGCTGGTCGCGGTCGGTTTGGCCTGGTTCGGATTTGGCGTCTGGTCGCTCGTTGCCCAGCTTTTTGTCTCCGGCACCGTTCGCCTTGTCGGTCTCTATGCCGTCTCCGGCTACTTCCCCCGGTTCGCCTTCTCCTTCAGCCGCATCAAGGGGCTGACGAAGTTCTCCTTCGGCATGATGGGATCGGAAATCGCCAATTTCGTTACCTTCCAGTCGCCGATGGTGATCATCGCCCGCTACCTCGGTCTGGCCGATGCCGGCGCCTATTCCGCCGGCAATCGTTTTGCCAGCATCCCGAACCAGGTCGTGCTCTCGGCAGTTATGGGCGTCTTGTTTCCGGCCTTCAGCCACATGATGCATGACCGCAAGCGCCGGTCGGACGCGCTGATGCTGAGCACGCAGGTCACAACGGTGCTTCTGGCGCCGATGATGTTCGGCCTGTGGGCCATCGCCGAGCCGGCCATGCTGGTGCTGTTCGGACAGAAATGGGCCTATGCCTGGCCGGTGCTCGGCCTGCTGGCACTCTCCAAGGCGATCCTGACGCCCTGCAGCACCTTCATCCCCTATCTCAAGGGCGTCGGCCGCGGCAATGTCCTGTTCTGGTCGGCAATCATCCGCGCCGTCGTCACTACAGCTGCCGTCGCCTATGGAGCCATGACCGGCGATTTGATCAACGCCATGGTCTGGCTCTGCATCGTCAGCGTCATCACCTTGATCTTTTATTCCTGGGCGGTCTTTCGCGCCGACGGCATGCCGTTCTTTCAAGGGTTCTATATCAGCAACCGGCCGATGATCACCGCGCTCATCATGGCACTCATCGTTCGCTTCATGCTGGACCATCTGAAGGTAGCGATGCCGAGCGCTGTTCTGCAGATCGTCGTGGGCTCGGTGGTGGGCGGCGCAATATACCTCGCTTTCGTCCTGCTGACTGAGAGAGCGCTTGTGCGCAAAATACTGGAACTCGTTCGTTCACGCAGAAAGCCGAATGCGGAAGCGCAACCTGTGGCTGAATGA
- a CDS encoding family 16 glycosylhydrolase, with the protein MTKPTTHARRLSLVSLAILSAGLFPSVASALEDQPNGTSFVDNFDRIDRSRWYISDGWNNGPHQNCTWSKKQVSREDGMLQLQFTQGKTGERDYACGEIQTTKRFGYGTYEARYRTASGPGLNSAFFTYIGPTDKRPHDEIDFEVLGKNAGQVQVNQYIAAKGGNEKLVPVPGGADQGFNDYAFVWEKDRLRYYVNGQLIQDVTDPSKIPTNAQKIFFSLWGTDTLSGWMGKFAYGGGPATMQIKRVAFTAEGDKCQFPESIACKLN; encoded by the coding sequence ATGACGAAACCGACCACCCATGCGCGCAGACTCAGCCTTGTTTCACTGGCCATCTTGAGCGCCGGCCTGTTTCCAAGTGTAGCTTCCGCGCTGGAAGATCAGCCGAACGGCACATCCTTCGTTGACAATTTCGACAGGATCGACAGAAGCCGCTGGTACATTTCCGATGGCTGGAACAACGGCCCGCACCAGAACTGCACCTGGTCGAAGAAGCAGGTCAGCCGCGAAGACGGCATGCTGCAACTTCAATTCACTCAGGGCAAGACCGGTGAGCGCGACTATGCCTGCGGCGAGATCCAGACCACCAAGCGTTTTGGCTACGGCACCTATGAGGCGCGCTATCGCACCGCCAGCGGCCCCGGCCTCAACTCGGCGTTCTTTACCTATATCGGGCCGACCGACAAGAGGCCGCATGACGAGATCGATTTCGAAGTTCTCGGCAAGAATGCAGGGCAGGTTCAGGTCAACCAGTATATCGCCGCCAAGGGTGGCAACGAGAAACTGGTTCCGGTCCCCGGCGGCGCTGATCAGGGCTTCAACGACTATGCCTTCGTCTGGGAGAAGGATCGGCTTCGCTATTATGTGAACGGCCAGCTGATCCAGGACGTGACCGACCCTTCGAAGATCCCGACGAATGCCCAGAAGATCTTCTTCAGCCTTTGGGGCACCGACACGCTGAGCGGCTGGATGGGCAAGTTCGCCTATGGCGGCGGCCCGGCAACCATGCAGATCAAGCGCGTGGCTTTCACCGCGGAAGGCGACAAGTGCCAGTTCCCGGAATCGATTGCCTGCAAGCTGAACTAA
- a CDS encoding glycosyltransferase yields MTQSPESPRVKIDIAVCTYRRAELDQTLLSLAVLTVPTGALVRIIVADNDVTPSALDRVEAMRSAVPFEIAYVHCPASNISIARNACLEHATGDFVAFIDDDETASEDWLAELLVTADTTGADAVLGPVRAVYPNVAPGWMSRGDFHSTLPVWVAGDIRTGYTCNVLLRRKAPSLAGRRFNLALGRSGGEDTEFFAHMHQAGGRIAFAEDAMVYEPVPSGRAKLSWLSKRRYRMGQTHGRMLLEGAAGFGRWKAIAVAGTKSAYCFAAATLLSPLPIKRHRYGLRGIMHAGVVSGLFGVREIVQYGNLENAPQ; encoded by the coding sequence ATGACGCAAAGCCCCGAGAGCCCCCGCGTGAAAATTGATATCGCCGTCTGCACCTATCGCCGCGCCGAGCTGGACCAGACCCTGCTGTCGCTGGCGGTCCTGACCGTGCCGACCGGCGCCCTCGTTCGCATTATCGTTGCCGACAACGACGTGACGCCGAGCGCGCTTGATCGCGTCGAAGCCATGCGCTCGGCCGTGCCCTTCGAGATTGCCTATGTGCATTGCCCGGCATCGAACATTTCCATTGCCCGCAATGCATGCCTGGAGCACGCCACCGGAGATTTTGTCGCCTTCATCGACGACGACGAGACGGCATCGGAAGATTGGCTGGCGGAATTGCTGGTAACCGCCGATACGACCGGGGCTGACGCTGTTTTGGGGCCGGTGCGAGCCGTCTATCCGAATGTGGCGCCGGGCTGGATGAGCCGTGGCGATTTCCATTCGACCCTGCCCGTCTGGGTCGCGGGCGATATCCGCACCGGCTATACCTGCAACGTGCTTTTGCGACGCAAGGCGCCTTCGCTCGCCGGTCGCCGCTTCAACCTCGCGCTCGGACGCAGCGGCGGTGAGGACACAGAATTTTTTGCCCATATGCACCAGGCGGGCGGGCGCATCGCCTTCGCCGAAGATGCCATGGTTTATGAGCCCGTGCCGAGCGGGCGTGCCAAACTGTCATGGCTTTCGAAGCGGCGCTACCGCATGGGGCAGACCCATGGGCGAATGCTGCTAGAGGGGGCGGCCGGTTTCGGTCGCTGGAAGGCAATTGCAGTTGCTGGCACCAAGTCCGCATACTGCTTTGCTGCCGCCACGCTTCTTTCTCCTTTGCCGATAAAGCGCCATCGCTACGGCCTGCGCGGCATCATGCATGCAGGCGTCGTCAGCGGCCTGTTCGGCGTTCGTGAAATCGTGCAATACGGAAATCTGGAGAACGCGCCGCAATGA
- a CDS encoding exopolysaccharide production repressor protein, giving the protein MYAPRVFISMAGTLAVFAIATYFLTHSLSVTLIETAICAVLLQIGYFAGVLFLVWKERNARNALLNEGSAAMPVREGDKVSGLPAANLNRSEPFNP; this is encoded by the coding sequence ATGTATGCACCTCGCGTCTTCATCAGCATGGCGGGCACTCTGGCCGTATTCGCCATTGCGACTTATTTCCTGACGCATTCACTTTCGGTCACCTTGATCGAAACTGCAATTTGCGCAGTCCTGCTACAGATCGGTTACTTCGCGGGCGTTCTTTTCCTGGTGTGGAAAGAACGCAATGCGAGGAATGCGTTGTTGAATGAAGGCTCGGCTGCAATGCCGGTGCGTGAAGGTGACAAGGTTAGCGGCCTGCCCGCTGCCAACCTCAATCGTTCCGAACCCTTCAACCCCTGA
- a CDS encoding glycosyltransferase family 2 protein produces the protein MKTGDPKHMRCLIVIPCLNEEKHIEPLIAKLGGALNELDARIVVADGGSTDRTRDIVKEIAGADPRILLLDNPKRLQSAAINLAVETFGNDYDYLIRIDAHGDYPDDYCQRLVEEADATETDSVVVAMRTQGFSAFQKATAVAQNSKLGNGGSKHREGAKGHWADHGHHALMRITAFRAVGGYDETFSHNEDAELDYRLRKAGYRIWLTDKTTMTYYPRASIPTLFRQYLGYGARRARNILKHRSMPSVRQMLPLAVVPIFVGAFLAVLNWIAVIPIGLWAFACLAYGFWIALGQKNPYGPLAAISAMVMHFAWSMGFWMEVLKFRGRRVVS, from the coding sequence ATGAAAACTGGAGATCCCAAGCATATGCGTTGCCTGATCGTCATCCCCTGCCTCAATGAAGAGAAGCATATCGAGCCGCTGATCGCCAAGCTCGGTGGCGCTCTGAACGAACTTGACGCCAGGATCGTGGTTGCCGATGGCGGCAGCACGGACAGGACGCGGGATATTGTCAAGGAAATCGCCGGGGCCGACCCGCGCATTCTGCTGCTCGACAACCCGAAACGGCTGCAAAGTGCCGCAATCAATCTTGCCGTCGAAACCTTCGGCAATGACTACGACTATCTCATTCGCATCGACGCCCATGGCGACTACCCGGATGATTATTGCCAAAGACTGGTCGAGGAGGCAGACGCGACCGAGACAGATTCGGTCGTCGTCGCTATGCGCACCCAGGGTTTCAGTGCCTTCCAGAAGGCGACGGCGGTGGCGCAGAACTCGAAGCTCGGCAATGGCGGCTCGAAGCATCGCGAAGGCGCCAAGGGACATTGGGCCGATCACGGCCACCACGCGCTGATGCGCATTACCGCTTTCCGCGCCGTCGGCGGCTACGACGAAACCTTCAGTCACAATGAGGATGCCGAGCTGGATTATCGCCTGCGCAAGGCCGGTTATCGCATCTGGCTCACCGACAAGACAACGATGACCTATTATCCGCGTGCCAGCATCCCGACGCTTTTCCGACAGTATCTCGGCTATGGCGCGCGCCGCGCTCGGAATATCCTGAAGCATCGCAGCATGCCAAGCGTCCGCCAGATGCTGCCGCTTGCCGTGGTGCCGATCTTCGTCGGCGCTTTCCTAGCCGTCCTCAACTGGATCGCGGTTATTCCGATTGGCCTGTGGGCCTTTGCTTGCCTCGCCTACGGTTTCTGGATCGCGCTCGGTCAGAAGAACCCATACGGGCCACTTGCCGCCATCTCCGCCATGGTCATGCATTTCGCCTGGTCGATGGGCTTCTGGATGGAAGTTCTCAAATTTCGCGGGCGCAGGGTGGTGTCATGA
- a CDS encoding glycosyl transferase family 1 produces the protein MLHILYFVHDLADPAVRRRVLMLQAGGARVSLAGFRRDDNALAAVHGIEPIELGKTRDAQFTHRIAAVFTSALKLRGSLRSVQKPDVIIGRNLEMLALANRARSIFGGDMPVVYECLDIHRLLLRKDTLGAALRGVERHFGADAALLLTSSPAFVERYFRPRSGLDLPIVLLENKVLALDGVGDMAVASPRLPAKGEPWKIGWFGALRCRKSLALLDEFSRRMDGRFEIILRGRPAHSEFDDFDGIVRDAPFMHFGGPYKNPEDLSAIYGEVQFSWAIDFFEEGMNSSWLLPNRLYEGGLYGAVPIAMDGTETSRFLTSRKIGLTLDKANPAHLVTLMSDMNEERYLAAFDAVAAQDRRQWMTDRADCQGLVQRLASLTRANEQTADLQALPQLHRNRGGLQ, from the coding sequence ATGCTGCATATTCTCTACTTCGTCCACGATCTAGCTGACCCCGCCGTCCGTCGGCGGGTGCTGATGCTGCAGGCGGGTGGAGCACGGGTGTCACTGGCAGGCTTCCGGCGCGACGACAATGCGCTCGCGGCCGTGCACGGCATTGAGCCGATCGAGCTCGGGAAGACGCGCGATGCGCAGTTCACACATCGTATTGCAGCCGTTTTCACATCCGCGCTGAAACTGCGCGGCTCATTGCGTTCGGTCCAGAAGCCGGACGTCATCATCGGCCGCAATCTCGAAATGCTGGCCTTGGCCAATCGGGCGAGATCGATCTTCGGCGGCGATATGCCGGTCGTCTACGAGTGTCTCGATATTCACCGGCTGCTGCTGCGCAAGGATACGCTTGGCGCCGCCCTTCGCGGGGTGGAGCGTCATTTCGGTGCGGACGCCGCTTTACTGCTGACCAGTTCGCCCGCTTTCGTCGAGCGCTATTTCCGCCCTCGCTCCGGCCTCGATCTTCCGATTGTCCTTCTGGAGAACAAGGTTCTGGCGCTCGATGGCGTTGGTGACATGGCTGTTGCCTCTCCCCGGTTGCCGGCCAAGGGCGAGCCCTGGAAAATCGGCTGGTTCGGCGCGCTTCGCTGCCGCAAGTCGCTGGCGCTGCTCGACGAATTTTCGCGCCGGATGGACGGACGTTTCGAGATCATCCTGCGCGGCCGGCCGGCCCATTCGGAGTTCGACGACTTCGATGGCATCGTGCGCGATGCGCCTTTCATGCATTTTGGCGGTCCCTACAAGAACCCGGAGGACCTCTCGGCCATCTATGGCGAGGTACAGTTCTCCTGGGCGATCGATTTCTTCGAAGAGGGTATGAATTCGAGCTGGCTGCTGCCGAACCGGCTCTACGAGGGTGGCCTTTACGGCGCCGTTCCGATCGCCATGGATGGCACCGAGACCTCACGCTTCCTGACAAGCCGGAAAATCGGCCTCACGCTCGACAAGGCTAACCCCGCTCATCTCGTCACGCTCATGAGCGACATGAACGAAGAACGCTATCTCGCCGCTTTCGACGCCGTGGCCGCACAGGACCGCAGGCAATGGATGACCGATCGCGCTGATTGCCAAGGCCTGGTGCAGCGACTGGCTTCCCTCACCCGCGCCAACGAACAAACCGCCGATTTACAGGCCCTCCCCCAACTGCATCGCAATAGAGGTGGATTGCAATGA
- a CDS encoding sugar transferase, whose translation MKSATRSAATAFFSATESDVFPPTGGILKRGFDVTSALMGLIFISPLFLMLMLMLLVKLSDRGPIFYGHRRIGHNGKTFGCLKFRTMVVDGDRVLQAYLKANPRAMDEWRATRKLQNDPRVTLIGAVLRKLSLDELPQLINIIRGEMSVVGPRPVVEDELERYETSAIYYLQSRPGLTGLWQVSGRNDVSYESRVAFDTHYVKNWSLGSDMMIIAKTIPAVCLSRGSY comes from the coding sequence ATGAAGTCTGCGACGAGATCGGCCGCAACGGCTTTTTTCAGCGCCACGGAAAGCGACGTTTTTCCGCCAACGGGTGGAATCCTAAAGAGAGGATTCGACGTCACATCCGCCCTGATGGGACTGATTTTCATCAGCCCCCTCTTCCTCATGCTCATGCTCATGCTCCTGGTGAAGCTCTCGGACCGTGGCCCGATCTTTTACGGTCATCGCCGCATCGGTCACAATGGCAAGACCTTCGGTTGCCTGAAGTTCCGCACCATGGTCGTCGATGGCGATAGGGTGCTGCAGGCTTACCTGAAGGCCAATCCCCGGGCGATGGACGAGTGGCGCGCAACGCGCAAGCTGCAAAACGACCCCCGCGTTACGCTTATCGGCGCGGTGCTTCGTAAACTGAGCCTCGACGAACTGCCGCAACTCATCAATATCATCCGCGGCGAAATGAGTGTCGTCGGCCCCCGTCCTGTCGTCGAGGACGAGCTTGAGCGTTACGAAACTTCCGCGATCTACTATCTCCAGTCTCGCCCCGGCCTTACCGGTCTGTGGCAGGTCAGCGGCCGCAACGACGTCTCCTATGAGAGCCGCGTCGCCTTCGATACGCATTATGTCAAAAACTGGTCACTTGGCAGCGACATGATGATTATCGCCAAAACCATTCCCGCGGTTTGCCTCTCGCGCGGCAGCTACTGA
- a CDS encoding glycosyltransferase family 2 protein, which translates to MIDSAENNVCVIIAAKNASDTIGLAVASALREPEVAEVVVIDDGSTDGTAAAARQADDGSGRLIIQEFEKNRGPAAARNHAIEISRAPLISILDADDFFFPGRFKPLLASNDWDFVADNIAFVDADTVSNAYTMLDHFDPKPRFLDLVAFVEGNISKRGVRRGEIGFLKPLMRRSFLDKHGLRYDEALRLGEDYDLYVRALAKAARYKIIHSCGYGAVVRSNSLSGQHRTDDLRRLYEADRAILAAGGLSPIDAAVIRRHEEHIRGRYELRHFLDIKSKSGMGAAASYALGKPGAIPAIAGGIFADKTERFRKGGSAPIAHSGANGLRYLLQAVPE; encoded by the coding sequence TTGATCGACAGTGCCGAAAACAATGTCTGCGTAATCATTGCCGCGAAGAATGCCAGCGATACCATCGGTCTCGCTGTGGCTTCGGCGTTGCGCGAGCCGGAAGTGGCCGAGGTCGTCGTTATCGACGATGGCTCGACCGACGGCACGGCTGCCGCCGCGCGTCAGGCCGATGATGGCAGCGGCCGCCTGATCATCCAGGAATTCGAGAAAAATCGCGGGCCAGCCGCGGCACGCAATCATGCGATCGAGATTTCGCGCGCGCCGCTAATCAGCATCCTCGACGCCGATGACTTCTTTTTCCCGGGGCGCTTCAAGCCGCTGCTTGCCAGTAACGATTGGGATTTCGTCGCCGACAATATCGCCTTCGTCGATGCCGATACGGTTTCAAATGCCTATACCATGCTCGATCATTTCGATCCGAAACCGCGCTTCCTGGATCTGGTCGCCTTTGTCGAGGGCAATATTTCCAAGCGCGGCGTCCGGCGCGGCGAGATCGGCTTCCTGAAGCCGCTGATGCGCCGGTCGTTTCTGGACAAGCATGGCCTGCGCTATGACGAGGCCCTGCGTCTCGGTGAGGATTACGACCTCTATGTGCGGGCGCTTGCCAAGGCTGCGCGCTACAAGATCATCCATAGCTGCGGCTACGGCGCCGTGGTGCGCAGCAATTCCCTGAGCGGCCAGCATCGCACCGACGATTTGCGCCGACTTTACGAGGCGGATCGGGCGATCCTTGCGGCCGGCGGGCTCTCACCGATCGATGCAGCAGTCATCCGCCGCCACGAGGAGCATATTCGCGGACGGTACGAGCTGCGGCATTTTCTCGATATCAAATCGAAATCGGGCATGGGGGCAGCGGCCTCCTACGCCCTGGGCAAGCCAGGTGCCATTCCAGCCATAGCCGGCGGTATTTTCGCCGATAAGACCGAGCGTTTTCGCAAGGGCGGCAGCGCGCCAATCGCCCATTCGGGCGCAAACGGCCTGCGTTATCTCCTGCAGGCCGTTCCCGAATAA
- a CDS encoding polysaccharide pyruvyl transferase family protein, with product MKPFHWESTHGNFGDDLNLWLWDFLLPGLRDVHEETLLVGVGTVLNTSLLPPDGQKLVIGSGFGYGTLPDMSDRSKWDIRCVRGPLTAEKVGVPTDMGIIDPAVMVTEMPEFKNLPKTKRHTFVPHWESAGAGLWQDICKTVGLSYLDPRGEAKAVIREIATSELIVAESMHGAILADAFRVPWIAVSTSRAINSFKWNDWAHSLGVTYAPKHIPVSTRAEAIAKGARFWGVGFERDEQAAGELEKQRYGETVLADPQQTTLRVMAKQALAVPSALALWQASKAKPQLSTDAALAGRKERFMSVIESVKRDYI from the coding sequence ATGAAGCCGTTCCACTGGGAATCCACCCATGGCAATTTCGGTGACGATCTCAATCTCTGGCTCTGGGATTTTCTACTCCCTGGCCTGCGCGACGTTCATGAGGAAACACTGCTGGTCGGTGTCGGCACCGTCCTGAACACGTCGCTATTGCCGCCTGACGGCCAGAAGCTCGTGATCGGCAGTGGCTTCGGCTATGGCACGCTTCCTGACATGAGCGACAGGAGCAAATGGGATATTCGCTGCGTTCGTGGCCCGCTGACGGCTGAAAAAGTTGGCGTTCCCACGGATATGGGCATCATCGATCCGGCCGTCATGGTCACCGAGATGCCGGAATTCAAAAATCTGCCGAAGACCAAGCGCCACACGTTCGTGCCGCATTGGGAGTCGGCAGGCGCCGGGCTCTGGCAGGATATCTGCAAGACAGTTGGTCTTTCCTATCTCGATCCGCGCGGCGAGGCGAAGGCCGTGATCCGCGAGATCGCCACATCCGAGTTGATCGTCGCCGAATCCATGCATGGCGCGATCCTTGCCGATGCCTTCCGCGTGCCGTGGATTGCCGTCAGCACCTCGCGGGCGATCAACAGCTTCAAATGGAACGATTGGGCGCATTCTCTCGGCGTCACCTATGCGCCGAAACATATTCCCGTTTCCACCCGCGCCGAAGCGATCGCCAAGGGCGCCCGCTTCTGGGGTGTTGGCTTCGAACGCGATGAACAGGCGGCCGGAGAACTGGAAAAGCAGCGATATGGCGAGACCGTGCTTGCTGATCCGCAACAGACCACGCTGCGCGTGATGGCAAAACAGGCACTTGCCGTACCCTCGGCGCTGGCGCTTTGGCAGGCCAGCAAGGCAAAGCCGCAGCTCAGCACCGACGCGGCCCTTGCCGGTCGCAAGGAGCGCTTCATGTCGGTGATTGAAAGCGTCAAGCGCGACTACATCTGA
- a CDS encoding glycosyltransferase family 2 protein gives MASITIVIPFYQKQTGILQRALRSISRQVFQDFDILVVDDESPLPAESELQSLADDERARITVIRQANAGPGGARNTGLDNVPAASRFVAFLDSDDEWAPEHLSNAFEALTRHDADCYWDSISGGEGFSYHFGIDELAKSPDAVRLSDAPSIIEIPDIASVMLKDWGFLHLSCMVIGRPLFEKIRFEASLRLAAEDVLFFCDCILAAKRVLLCEDAGALRGEGMNIFHSIDNDSPQFLRQQFNTWTALNTLEQRFSRRPQDIETIRACKNRARQQALWSQARQLRRHRLPQLGLLAKWAWRDPGILQSAMQLAAGKFTP, from the coding sequence ATGGCGTCGATTACGATTGTTATTCCCTTCTACCAAAAACAGACAGGCATTCTGCAGCGCGCATTGAGGTCGATATCTAGGCAGGTGTTTCAGGATTTCGATATCCTTGTCGTCGATGATGAATCGCCGCTCCCGGCGGAAAGTGAACTTCAATCGCTCGCAGACGACGAGCGTGCGCGCATTACAGTCATCCGCCAAGCCAATGCCGGCCCGGGCGGCGCGCGCAATACTGGCCTCGATAATGTGCCGGCCGCAAGCCGCTTTGTCGCCTTCCTCGATTCCGATGACGAATGGGCGCCGGAGCATCTGAGCAACGCTTTCGAGGCGCTGACGCGCCACGATGCGGATTGTTATTGGGACTCGATCAGCGGCGGCGAGGGTTTTTCCTATCATTTCGGTATAGACGAACTGGCGAAATCGCCCGACGCCGTACGCCTCTCCGACGCACCCTCCATCATCGAAATCCCCGATATTGCCAGCGTCATGCTGAAGGACTGGGGCTTTCTGCACCTCTCCTGCATGGTGATCGGCCGGCCGTTGTTCGAAAAGATCCGCTTCGAAGCCTCACTGCGACTGGCGGCCGAAGACGTGCTGTTCTTCTGTGACTGCATCCTGGCGGCCAAGCGCGTGCTGCTCTGCGAAGACGCCGGCGCGCTGCGCGGCGAGGGCATGAATATCTTCCACAGCATCGACAATGATTCACCGCAGTTCCTGCGCCAGCAGTTCAACACCTGGACGGCGCTCAACACGCTGGAACAGAGATTTTCGCGCCGGCCGCAGGACATCGAGACCATTCGCGCCTGCAAAAACCGCGCCCGCCAGCAGGCGCTGTGGAGCCAGGCGCGGCAGTTGCGCCGTCACCGATTGCCACAACTTGGGCTACTCGCGAAATGGGCCTGGCGCGACCCCGGCATATTGCAGAGTGCGATGCAGCTTGCCGCGGGCAAGTTTACGCCCTAG
- a CDS encoding acyltransferase family protein, whose amino-acid sequence MRIVLISGIIFVHIPFDTDSSPFNGDYGLFDWLRVFLRDSLFRVGVPCLSAISGYLLFRHGTAKLDYGKTIRRKAKTVLLPFLLWNSAFFLLVLILQSFGVGDGFLPDLSNASPRTLSTLLFAIEGTPINLPLYFLRDLFVCILLSPLLALLISRFPLSTLVGLLLLAALPIPLGIVLRNSILFSFGFGIYLSLYRVDLTIIDRYATLIGPAFVALAALLATATYLTGPTLPLWLEIGRNLMVLVGIPGFWALSAIFIRSRLGQSLAGTGGLSFWVFCAHYPLLFCLWVLWNRGGSEIYPIFYLLASAIALMALPLTNGMARSALPSIYNLLTGSRACSRTKAPATPTAGRRLQSKGDT is encoded by the coding sequence ATGCGTATAGTGCTCATTTCGGGCATCATATTTGTGCATATCCCGTTCGATACGGATTCCAGCCCGTTCAATGGTGATTATGGGCTCTTCGATTGGCTGCGGGTCTTTCTGCGCGATAGTCTCTTTCGCGTTGGGGTGCCCTGCCTCAGTGCCATTTCCGGTTATCTTCTTTTCCGGCATGGCACGGCAAAGCTTGACTACGGCAAGACCATTCGCCGCAAGGCGAAGACCGTTCTCCTGCCCTTCCTGTTGTGGAACAGCGCCTTCTTCCTTTTGGTGCTGATCCTGCAGAGCTTCGGTGTCGGCGACGGTTTTCTGCCCGATCTTTCGAACGCCAGCCCGCGCACGCTTTCAACGCTTCTTTTCGCCATCGAGGGCACGCCTATCAACCTGCCCCTTTATTTCCTGCGCGATCTCTTCGTCTGCATCCTGCTGTCGCCATTGCTGGCGTTGCTGATCAGCCGCTTTCCCTTATCGACGCTGGTGGGCTTGCTGCTGCTGGCGGCGTTACCGATCCCGCTCGGCATCGTGCTTCGAAACTCCATCCTCTTCAGCTTTGGCTTCGGCATCTATCTCAGCCTCTATCGTGTCGACCTGACGATTATCGATCGCTATGCCACGCTAATTGGACCGGCCTTCGTCGCCCTGGCGGCACTCTTGGCCACGGCGACTTACCTCACAGGCCCCACGCTGCCCTTGTGGCTCGAAATAGGCCGCAACCTTATGGTGCTCGTCGGCATTCCCGGTTTCTGGGCGCTGTCGGCGATCTTCATCAGGAGCCGGCTAGGCCAGAGCCTGGCGGGAACCGGCGGCCTGAGCTTCTGGGTGTTCTGCGCCCATTACCCGCTGCTGTTCTGCCTCTGGGTTCTCTGGAACCGCGGCGGCAGCGAGATCTATCCGATCTTCTATCTGCTGGCCTCTGCCATCGCCCTGATGGCGCTGCCGCTGACCAACGGCATGGCGCGCTCCGCCCTGCCCTCCATCTACAACCTGCTGACTGGTAGCCGTGCGTGTTCGCGTACGAAAGCACCGGCAACGCCGACCGCCGGCAGGCGACTTCAGAGCAAAGGTGACACATGA